In Qipengyuania psychrotolerans, one DNA window encodes the following:
- a CDS encoding helicase HerA domain-containing protein has product MAENEQILATALGRAAAHVGGVSKIVLPNSLGSVFRKAVAQAVNEASDEAYGVVVGDRTDEGEIVADKAIQFRSPEEEGTSTVVIVTTQSQAGQFKKSLELARDLLVDGLPGKLAEGPSATIDIDNLSREVAALSLDSHCDESRLADCVEQVACFLAEAYAEFGNDQKPWPAAFMTHFDLLAGNLPSALEMVEPGLPNREVVAVHFAAGLPRPVDGVAYSAKNDPKNYAKIIEERWSSYDEVARALAEIEEIDGPEARLANIDWETLPISRMNNGHPILAVCSNGYSTPAREEWLRAWAQTTEPGFFYERHAPEITTKLMVQLEDSNWEEAPILAEGADIIVLPQPGKRIKPSEDLHLCNVKLIIELREHVDTELAESLQFEFRPNSDAQLELGRIEVVQDRVEVTATLRKSIGVKGGKWKEKPLSLYFWSDINTPNNPFREPTRVSLAVPNPTRPVVYGVEESNGKRKPKVQFQGPSKVLRDEEANELVHDFDMDMPSISFSDAETKFSLAVIGAGATPRWADGNELKFESSSAWIKFFKLGRLPEDTTLQVEDYKLQLDWPIIESGQVAPVTAAILGEPLIPINENLRAALEQDPRFELERWLRDQCIDHMPKEEFRGCLGTALIATNSGTDDPGLEWSEEFGAFSNLPSNAPAAFPSGLSERPEVAKFWDAFEALRLQDLVGGNDDTALPSAIDLRELEPHQIDAYLCAYKGLLEAINPAQAKSAWAGYPLSGILYSPVTGAFEGVLLSPLHPLRLAWHWSVQLEAEKLQKLEHFASVAHSFLRFVDGDAFPLVGPSLAAPKRLLSLGLDAGPDDFFASWHFLASVEFHKSGNERKAKILGLDLPLGSPSGLDEGGISAAIRDYLRVYPMGPELRIGLASQGTRDRFAETDQAVISATQQLLDKARDELPGGVRVIDSPARTGRAPEAWKVLGSVKVAGDSRSSAGRPPLEWLVGDDGQKVDLQFLEDSVVSLDLMVDSQSSPDESLGTAGGKLPITRFKTWRALQGAGHSAVLNTGVTSNSFSGIAGFTEALTTLEGLAFDGKVGLVNSDLQIGQALFSDKARWTVTGNSFLDPASLSRKLRDDSVGLALWEWRPAFLARNQQRGVRASVSSTQPYTILAKQSPALQQEIASHLTTAGVTGSAEIASELVSSLGARAIGLSSLLTMGNTHSMGALGFAFAFKALQGWELDSEEDEIRCILPLDAVFPLLDTLSVGAKTVDDQRRADLLLIKAKLPKRIAQGDWANNTVAQIFLQPVEIKARAGSGSFPDRASSAIKDPLEQLSSSQKVIQKACDNLMTHGENSQLLGSAFATLVEAAFALKPHELRAAPSVETRVLEAVASGRLSISSTPGTLLWFQGAGKSQGGAGYEPRQGELTRPGQVLANFETLADCNGGGAFCSTVAGVVESTFPEYASSPAEPYEPETQEADLVTNEDQPARVEPIGGGVSEEPAEPDVELKGQSQEADHAAQDNGNSVSERPAPEGKENGQVPIHATPSLGIEVLVGQEFQGTSSSPVLFKPSNTELTQMNMGVVGDLGTGKTQFLKSLVYQLSQSAASNRGKAPKTFIFDYKKDYSAGEFPESISAQVLDPTRTLPINFFALPEGATNIQKVYRANFFKDLLQRIANIGAVQGTNLYASVMHAYGDCAPGHWPLLENILDVYRQKNGGTADTVVAKLTMMIDLEIFEKNHQNIHSFSELFTKNTVLNLSDLGGAGQDIVDIVATMFLEHLYTDYMKTIEKPGFEVGEDGTNRRFIDTMVLIDEAHHALGRGFDVLMKMMLEGREFGLGVILSSQYLSHFQLGGKNWAEALSTWAVHNVKGAKAKDLENIGFRGPTHQMAQDLSSLKAHWAYYRCANGQTEGILMKGQPFFSLPKS; this is encoded by the coding sequence ATGGCTGAAAACGAGCAGATCCTCGCCACGGCCTTAGGAAGAGCGGCAGCGCATGTTGGCGGCGTCAGCAAAATCGTGTTGCCGAATTCATTAGGCAGTGTGTTCCGTAAGGCGGTCGCCCAAGCAGTGAATGAGGCCAGCGACGAAGCTTACGGAGTAGTTGTTGGCGATCGCACGGATGAAGGTGAAATAGTTGCTGACAAGGCGATCCAGTTCAGGAGCCCGGAAGAAGAAGGAACTTCAACCGTTGTCATTGTGACGACGCAGTCTCAGGCGGGCCAATTCAAGAAATCCCTTGAACTTGCGCGTGACCTACTGGTTGATGGCTTGCCTGGAAAATTGGCCGAGGGCCCTTCAGCAACGATAGATATCGATAATTTATCCAGAGAGGTCGCTGCTCTTTCCCTAGATTCGCACTGTGATGAATCAAGACTTGCGGATTGCGTTGAGCAAGTGGCGTGCTTCTTAGCTGAAGCGTACGCTGAATTCGGGAACGACCAGAAGCCTTGGCCAGCGGCCTTCATGACGCATTTCGATTTGCTAGCGGGCAACCTGCCATCCGCGCTTGAGATGGTTGAGCCTGGATTGCCCAACCGGGAGGTCGTCGCAGTGCATTTCGCGGCAGGCTTGCCTAGACCGGTCGATGGGGTGGCATATAGCGCAAAGAACGACCCAAAAAACTATGCAAAGATAATCGAAGAGCGTTGGTCATCATATGACGAAGTAGCCCGCGCACTTGCAGAAATCGAAGAAATAGATGGGCCAGAGGCGCGTCTCGCAAATATTGACTGGGAGACCCTGCCCATAAGTCGGATGAACAATGGCCATCCGATTCTTGCTGTTTGTTCCAATGGGTATTCCACGCCGGCCCGCGAAGAGTGGCTAAGGGCTTGGGCGCAGACTACTGAGCCAGGCTTCTTCTACGAGCGGCATGCGCCTGAGATCACGACCAAGCTTATGGTCCAGCTAGAAGATAGTAATTGGGAGGAAGCACCAATTCTCGCTGAAGGCGCTGATATTATTGTCCTTCCCCAGCCCGGCAAACGAATAAAGCCTTCCGAAGATCTGCATCTGTGCAATGTAAAGCTGATTATCGAATTGCGAGAGCATGTGGACACTGAGCTAGCCGAAAGCCTGCAATTCGAATTTCGGCCCAACTCTGATGCGCAACTAGAGTTAGGGAGAATCGAAGTTGTGCAGGATCGCGTGGAGGTTACTGCAACCCTTCGCAAAAGTATTGGTGTGAAAGGTGGCAAGTGGAAAGAGAAGCCTCTATCCCTCTACTTTTGGTCAGATATAAATACTCCAAACAACCCCTTCAGGGAGCCGACCAGAGTCAGCCTTGCCGTTCCCAATCCGACCCGGCCAGTTGTATATGGAGTCGAAGAAAGTAACGGCAAGCGGAAGCCAAAGGTGCAATTTCAGGGGCCATCGAAAGTGCTCAGAGATGAAGAGGCTAATGAGCTCGTCCATGACTTTGATATGGATATGCCGTCGATCTCTTTCTCCGATGCCGAAACAAAATTCTCGCTTGCAGTCATAGGTGCTGGAGCAACTCCGAGATGGGCCGATGGTAATGAACTGAAATTTGAAAGTAGTTCTGCGTGGATCAAATTCTTCAAACTCGGCAGGCTGCCTGAAGATACGACGCTCCAAGTCGAGGACTATAAGCTACAACTCGATTGGCCAATCATCGAGAGTGGACAAGTGGCCCCGGTCACCGCTGCGATTTTGGGTGAGCCACTCATTCCTATCAACGAAAACCTGCGCGCCGCGCTGGAGCAAGACCCTCGCTTCGAATTGGAGCGCTGGCTACGAGATCAATGTATTGATCACATGCCCAAAGAGGAATTCAGGGGCTGTTTGGGCACCGCCCTTATCGCGACGAATTCTGGGACCGATGACCCAGGTTTAGAGTGGAGCGAGGAGTTCGGTGCGTTTAGCAACTTGCCGTCAAATGCACCCGCAGCCTTTCCTTCCGGTTTAAGCGAGAGGCCAGAGGTTGCAAAATTTTGGGATGCCTTTGAAGCGCTTCGCTTGCAAGACTTGGTCGGAGGGAATGATGATACAGCCCTTCCGAGCGCTATCGACTTGCGCGAATTGGAACCTCATCAGATAGATGCCTACCTGTGCGCGTATAAGGGATTATTGGAGGCGATTAACCCAGCGCAAGCCAAGTCAGCTTGGGCTGGGTATCCCCTTTCCGGCATTCTTTATAGCCCAGTAACCGGGGCGTTCGAAGGGGTTCTACTGTCGCCTTTGCACCCTCTGCGCTTGGCTTGGCACTGGAGTGTGCAGTTAGAAGCTGAAAAGCTCCAAAAGCTGGAGCACTTCGCAAGTGTTGCACACTCATTCTTGCGTTTCGTGGATGGTGACGCCTTTCCCTTGGTCGGGCCATCGCTTGCAGCTCCCAAGAGGCTTTTGTCACTGGGCTTGGATGCCGGACCTGACGATTTCTTCGCTTCTTGGCATTTCCTGGCATCAGTCGAGTTCCATAAGTCTGGCAATGAGAGAAAGGCGAAGATACTCGGATTAGATCTCCCGCTCGGATCGCCTTCAGGATTGGACGAAGGTGGCATTTCTGCGGCTATCAGGGACTACTTGCGAGTGTACCCAATGGGGCCCGAGCTTCGGATTGGGCTTGCTTCTCAAGGGACAAGAGACCGCTTCGCAGAAACTGACCAGGCCGTAATATCAGCCACCCAACAACTGCTCGATAAGGCGCGCGATGAACTTCCCGGTGGCGTCAGGGTGATTGACTCGCCGGCGAGGACCGGCCGTGCGCCCGAGGCCTGGAAAGTCTTGGGATCTGTGAAAGTGGCCGGAGACAGTCGAAGCAGTGCGGGCCGACCGCCACTCGAGTGGCTGGTCGGCGATGATGGTCAGAAGGTTGACCTTCAGTTCCTTGAAGACTCTGTTGTCTCCCTAGACCTCATGGTCGACTCTCAATCCTCACCCGATGAGTCTCTTGGAACAGCAGGGGGCAAGTTACCCATAACCCGTTTTAAGACTTGGAGGGCGCTCCAAGGCGCCGGGCACAGCGCAGTGCTCAATACTGGCGTAACAAGTAATTCCTTCTCTGGAATCGCAGGCTTCACTGAAGCCCTTACGACGCTTGAGGGCCTCGCTTTCGACGGCAAAGTTGGCCTTGTGAATAGCGACCTCCAGATTGGCCAGGCTCTTTTCAGTGATAAGGCCCGCTGGACCGTCACAGGTAATAGCTTTCTTGACCCTGCTTCATTGTCACGAAAGTTGAGAGATGATTCTGTCGGCCTCGCGCTTTGGGAATGGAGGCCCGCATTCCTTGCTCGCAATCAACAACGAGGTGTTCGTGCAAGTGTGTCATCAACCCAGCCGTATACGATACTTGCGAAGCAATCCCCGGCGCTCCAGCAGGAAATTGCGAGCCATCTGACAACGGCGGGAGTCACGGGTAGCGCAGAGATTGCGAGTGAGCTCGTGAGTTCCCTTGGAGCTCGAGCGATCGGACTTTCATCGCTGCTGACCATGGGCAACACCCACAGCATGGGAGCGCTCGGTTTTGCATTTGCGTTCAAGGCTTTGCAGGGATGGGAGCTCGATTCTGAAGAAGATGAGATTAGGTGTATCCTACCTCTGGATGCTGTCTTCCCCTTACTAGATACTCTCAGCGTAGGCGCAAAGACCGTTGACGACCAACGCCGTGCTGACTTGCTCCTGATCAAAGCGAAGCTCCCCAAAAGGATCGCTCAGGGTGATTGGGCTAATAATACGGTTGCACAAATCTTCTTGCAGCCTGTCGAGATAAAGGCGCGCGCTGGAAGTGGCTCGTTCCCGGACCGTGCGAGCTCCGCAATCAAGGACCCTCTGGAACAGCTATCTTCGAGCCAGAAGGTGATCCAAAAGGCATGCGATAACTTGATGACTCATGGCGAGAATTCACAGCTACTGGGATCGGCCTTTGCGACGTTGGTAGAAGCGGCATTCGCGTTGAAGCCCCACGAACTTCGTGCAGCCCCATCCGTTGAGACTAGAGTTTTGGAGGCCGTTGCTTCTGGCCGCCTATCGATTTCTTCTACACCGGGCACGCTCTTATGGTTCCAAGGGGCCGGCAAGAGTCAGGGAGGGGCTGGCTATGAGCCGAGGCAAGGCGAACTCACTCGGCCAGGCCAAGTGCTCGCAAACTTCGAAACACTCGCCGATTGCAACGGTGGGGGCGCATTCTGCTCAACCGTCGCGGGTGTCGTCGAGAGCACATTCCCAGAATACGCATCCTCTCCAGCTGAACCATACGAGCCAGAGACCCAAGAGGCGGATCTAGTTACGAACGAAGACCAGCCCGCGCGCGTCGAACCAATCGGCGGAGGCGTTAGTGAAGAGCCCGCGGAACCAGATGTGGAACTCAAGGGCCAGTCGCAAGAGGCAGATCATGCTGCACAGGACAATGGGAATAGTGTCTCGGAAAGGCCTGCGCCTGAGGGTAAAGAGAATGGGCAGGTCCCCATTCACGCCACTCCTTCGCTTGGGATTGAGGTTCTGGTCGGCCAAGAATTCCAAGGCACATCAAGCTCACCTGTCTTGTTCAAGCCGAGCAATACCGAGCTGACCCAGATGAACATGGGTGTTGTCGGCGATCTAGGCACCGGAAAAACACAGTTCCTGAAGTCGTTAGTCTACCAGCTTTCGCAATCAGCAGCGAGCAACCGCGGCAAAGCTCCGAAGACCTTTATTTTCGATTACAAAAAAGACTATTCGGCTGGCGAGTTCCCAGAGTCGATTTCTGCACAAGTGCTCGACCCTACTCGTACACTACCAATAAACTTCTTTGCCTTGCCAGAGGGCGCGACGAATATCCAAAAGGTCTATCGCGCAAACTTCTTCAAAGACCTTCTGCAGAGAATTGCTAACATCGGAGCGGTCCAAGGCACAAACCTCTACGCTAGTGTCATGCACGCGTATGGAGATTGTGCACCTGGCCATTGGCCCCTACTCGAAAATATTCTCGATGTTTACCGCCAGAAAAATGGTGGGACTGCTGACACGGTAGTGGCCAAATTGACCATGATGATTGATCTTGAGATATTTGAGAAAAACCATCAGAATATCCACTCGTTTAGTGAGCTCTTCACTAAAAACACAGTCCTCAATCTCTCTGATCTCGGTGGCGCTGGGCAAGACATTGTTGATATAGTCGCAACAATGTTCTTAGAGCATCTTTACACCGATTACATGAAGACGATTGAAAAGCCTGGCTTCGAGGTTGGCGAAGATGGGACCAACCGTCGTTTCATCGATACCATGGTGCTTATCGATGAGGCACATCATGCGCTGGGGCGCGGCTTTGATGTCCTCATGAAGATGATGCTTGAGGGCCGCGAATTCGGGCTGGGCGTAATCCTATCTTCCCAGTACCTCTCGCACTTCCAACTCGGCGGCAAGAATTGGGCCGAAGCGCTTTCTACGTGGGCCGTGCACAACGTGAAAGGTGCGAAAGCCAAAGATCTAGAGAATATCGGTTTCCGCGGACCTACCCACCAGATGGCGCAGGACCTTTCTTCACTGAAGGCGCATTGGGCCTACTATCGCTGTGCAAATGGCCAGACTGAAGGAATCCTGATGAAGGGGCAGCCGTTCTTTTCCTTGCCAAAGAGCTAA